A single region of the Nocardioides sp. W7 genome encodes:
- a CDS encoding acyl-CoA synthetase → MTDFNLSTVFATVAAAVPDQEVVVWRDLRMSYAEMDRRIDGLAHFLVEQGLGCHTERDQLAGHESGQDQVGIYLRNGNQYIESMVAGCRSRTAAFNVNYRYVEEELLYLLSDADTKGLIYHAEFAPTVAAIRDRLPGLRVLVQVADESGNALLPGAVDYEEALRTPRPAAGMPTPSGDDLFLIYTGGTTGMPKGVMWRQADIYVNSMGGTPFGATEPYPSYEAIGEAAKAANGGMGLLMVAPLMHGAAQWSTFFSITSGGRIVFPDDVSTFDPANVLMLAARERVASIPTVGDAIAKPLVEEMERTSYDLSGLFALGNGGAALTPGVRERLFAVAPHVIVIDSAGASETGLQMSQLVGKGGSEEAMVFDPKTGTGVVDDLMTRQLGPGETGGWLAMQGQIPLGYLGDEAKTARTFPVVDGVRWAVPGDRANVLEDGRIQLLGRESVTINSGGEKIFVEEVERAMSAHPAVRDVVVAGRPSERWGSEVVAVVQLEDGSTATDEELLAECAIHVARYKLPKAIIRVPSVQRSPAGKADYRWAKDQAAGQPV, encoded by the coding sequence ATGACCGACTTCAACCTCTCGACCGTCTTTGCGACCGTGGCGGCCGCGGTCCCGGACCAAGAGGTCGTCGTCTGGCGCGACCTGCGGATGAGCTACGCCGAGATGGACCGCCGCATCGACGGGCTGGCGCACTTCCTGGTCGAGCAGGGTCTGGGCTGCCACACCGAGCGCGACCAGCTCGCCGGGCACGAGTCGGGCCAGGACCAGGTCGGGATCTACCTGCGCAACGGCAACCAGTACATCGAGTCGATGGTCGCCGGCTGCCGCTCCCGCACGGCGGCGTTCAACGTGAACTACCGCTACGTCGAGGAGGAGCTCCTCTACCTGCTCTCCGATGCGGACACCAAGGGCCTGATCTACCACGCCGAGTTCGCGCCGACGGTCGCCGCGATCCGAGACCGGCTGCCCGGCCTGCGGGTTCTGGTGCAGGTCGCCGACGAGTCGGGCAACGCGCTGCTGCCGGGCGCGGTGGACTACGAGGAGGCGCTTCGTACGCCGCGCCCGGCGGCCGGCATGCCCACGCCCAGCGGCGACGACCTGTTCCTGATCTACACCGGCGGCACCACCGGGATGCCGAAGGGCGTGATGTGGCGCCAGGCCGACATCTACGTCAACTCGATGGGCGGCACGCCGTTCGGCGCGACCGAGCCGTACCCCTCCTACGAGGCGATCGGCGAGGCCGCCAAGGCCGCGAACGGCGGGATGGGGCTGCTGATGGTGGCCCCGCTGATGCACGGCGCCGCCCAGTGGTCGACCTTCTTCTCGATCACCTCCGGCGGCCGGATCGTCTTCCCCGACGACGTGAGCACCTTCGACCCGGCCAACGTGCTGATGCTCGCCGCGCGGGAGCGGGTCGCCAGCATCCCGACGGTCGGTGACGCCATCGCCAAGCCGCTGGTCGAGGAGATGGAGCGGACGTCGTACGACCTGTCGGGGCTGTTCGCGCTCGGCAACGGCGGGGCGGCGCTCACGCCCGGTGTGCGTGAGCGGCTCTTCGCCGTCGCGCCGCACGTAATCGTCATCGACTCCGCCGGCGCCTCGGAGACCGGGCTGCAGATGAGCCAGCTGGTCGGCAAGGGCGGCAGCGAGGAGGCGATGGTCTTCGACCCCAAGACCGGCACCGGGGTCGTCGACGACCTGATGACCCGCCAGCTCGGGCCGGGCGAGACGGGCGGCTGGCTCGCGATGCAGGGCCAGATCCCGCTGGGCTACCTCGGTGACGAGGCGAAGACCGCGCGGACCTTCCCGGTCGTCGACGGGGTCCGCTGGGCGGTGCCGGGCGACCGGGCCAACGTGCTCGAGGACGGCCGGATCCAGCTGCTCGGCCGCGAGAGCGTCACCATCAACTCCGGCGGCGAGAAGATCTTCGTCGAGGAGGTCGAGCGCGCGATGTCGGCGCACCCGGCGGTCCGCGACGTGGTGGTCGCCGGCCGGCCCTCGGAGCGGTGGGGGAGCGAGGTCGTCGCGGTCGTCCAGCTGGAGGACGGCAGCACGGCCACCGACGAGGAGCTGCTCGCCGAGTGCGCGATCCACGTCGCCCGCTACAAGCTGCCCAAGGCGATCATCCGGGTGCCCTCGGTGCAGCGCTCGCCCGCCGGCAAGGCGGACTACCGTTGGGCCAAGGACCAGGCAGCCGGTCAGCCGGTCTGA
- a CDS encoding MFS transporter yields the protein MRRAVAPLLAVTVALVLADSAVVTLALPDILAELDATVGQVAWVLISFNLVLGLCAVPTAIWFDRAQPRIFTAVGIAVFAGASAWCAVAGSIDVLVVARCVQALGGALALVGCLELMVAEWGERRGVAAWVTAGVVGTAVGPVAGGLLTQAISWEAIFVVQVPFAALAVPAALAVRAVPVLPPDRHRPAVRPNLTLALLSAALTAALFLLVLLLVEGWGRSPATAALTVSVVPVAALAARPLARLLRPSPEVEVAVGCFLIAGGLVGLAIPPSAELFWTVAPQALVGLGLGLTIDRLTAQAMELRLPRARHAGWTIGARHVGVVVGLAILTPVFTADLQDAQEPAQEAIASLVLDAPLRAEDKISIARALGDELTQQRGQIPDLHRAFAAANLDPAERPAAAELERDLDAQLEGAATRAFRDSFLIGAGLALVALLTVIAPRRRRAS from the coding sequence GTGCGTCGTGCCGTGGCCCCTCTGCTCGCCGTGACCGTCGCGCTGGTGCTGGCGGACTCGGCCGTGGTGACGCTGGCCCTGCCCGACATCCTCGCGGAGCTGGACGCCACCGTCGGGCAGGTCGCGTGGGTGCTGATCTCGTTCAACCTGGTGCTGGGCCTCTGTGCCGTGCCGACGGCCATCTGGTTCGACCGGGCTCAACCGCGGATCTTCACCGCGGTCGGCATCGCGGTCTTCGCCGGCGCCTCGGCCTGGTGCGCGGTTGCGGGCTCGATCGACGTGCTGGTCGTGGCGCGGTGCGTGCAGGCGCTCGGCGGCGCGTTGGCGCTGGTCGGGTGCCTGGAGCTCATGGTCGCGGAGTGGGGTGAGCGCCGCGGCGTCGCCGCCTGGGTCACGGCGGGGGTGGTCGGCACCGCCGTCGGACCGGTCGCGGGCGGGCTCCTCACGCAGGCGATCTCGTGGGAGGCCATCTTCGTGGTGCAGGTGCCGTTCGCCGCGCTCGCGGTGCCGGCCGCGCTCGCCGTCCGCGCCGTACCCGTGCTGCCGCCCGACCGGCATCGGCCGGCCGTGCGTCCCAACCTGACCCTCGCCCTGCTGTCGGCCGCGCTCACGGCCGCGCTGTTCCTGCTGGTCCTGCTCCTGGTCGAGGGCTGGGGCCGCTCGCCGGCGACCGCGGCCCTGACCGTGTCCGTCGTCCCGGTGGCGGCCCTCGCCGCTCGCCCGCTCGCCCGCCTGCTGCGGCCCTCGCCCGAGGTGGAGGTCGCGGTGGGTTGCTTCCTGATCGCCGGGGGACTGGTCGGCCTCGCGATCCCGCCCTCGGCCGAGCTCTTCTGGACGGTCGCGCCCCAAGCACTCGTGGGCCTCGGGCTGGGACTGACCATCGACCGGCTGACCGCCCAGGCGATGGAGCTGCGGCTGCCGCGAGCCCGGCACGCGGGGTGGACCATCGGCGCACGGCACGTCGGCGTGGTCGTGGGGCTGGCGATCCTGACGCCGGTCTTCACGGCGGACCTGCAGGACGCCCAGGAGCCCGCCCAGGAGGCGATCGCGTCCCTGGTGCTCGATGCTCCGCTGAGGGCGGAGGACAAGATCTCGATCGCTCGCGCACTCGGCGACGAGCTGACGCAGCAGCGCGGTCAGATCCCCGACCTGCACCGCGCCTTCGCCGCGGCGAACCTCGACCCCGCCGAGCGCCCGGCTGCGGCCGAGCTCGAGCGCGACCTCGACGCCCAGCTGGAGGGTGCGGCCACGCGGGCGTTCCGCGACTCGTTCCTCATCGGCGCCGGCCTCGCGCTCGTCGCCCTGCTCACCGTGATCGCGCCGCGCCGGCGGAGGGCCTCATGA
- a CDS encoding SGNH hydrolase domain-containing protein, which translates to MTCASSVRQLARRLGVVVLGTLVAAALAPGPTSSAAPVRPSPARAYQDVPALYETNCVVSVTGRGFKTCPFGDERGRKTVVLVGDSKAAQWFTPMDRIAKAQGWRLVVILKNGCSFARVSRPEDGKRDRSCEEWGARALRTIKRMRPEVVVPVTRWSSGLPLGVASGQPTEEAMVRGLTAYWRQILRTGARLSPILDTPGPPSGDAPACVRKNRSRPARCAFPKAAAVALSGASAAREAARRMKQVEAIDMTRHMCRGSKCAAVIGGILVYRGGSHISDTYAGSRTRALLRALHRTTDGRLGRR; encoded by the coding sequence ATGACCTGCGCCTCGTCCGTTCGACAGCTGGCCCGGCGGCTCGGCGTGGTCGTCCTCGGGACCCTCGTCGCCGCGGCGCTGGCACCCGGCCCCACGAGCTCCGCCGCACCCGTCCGCCCGTCTCCGGCGCGCGCCTACCAGGACGTGCCGGCCCTCTACGAGACGAACTGCGTCGTCTCCGTCACCGGACGGGGCTTCAAGACCTGCCCGTTCGGCGACGAGCGCGGTCGCAAGACGGTCGTCCTGGTCGGCGACTCGAAGGCGGCGCAGTGGTTCACGCCGATGGACCGGATCGCCAAGGCCCAGGGCTGGCGGCTGGTCGTCATCTTGAAGAACGGCTGCTCCTTCGCCCGGGTCTCCCGACCCGAGGACGGCAAGCGGGACCGGAGCTGCGAGGAGTGGGGGGCGCGGGCCCTGCGGACGATCAAGCGCATGCGTCCCGAGGTCGTCGTACCCGTGACCCGCTGGAGCAGCGGCCTCCCCCTCGGGGTCGCCAGCGGCCAGCCCACCGAGGAAGCGATGGTGCGAGGGCTCACGGCGTACTGGCGTCAGATCCTCAGGACCGGGGCCCGGCTGAGCCCGATCCTCGACACCCCCGGGCCGCCGTCGGGCGACGCGCCCGCGTGTGTGCGCAAGAACCGCAGTCGGCCTGCGCGCTGCGCCTTCCCCAAGGCGGCCGCCGTGGCCCTCTCCGGGGCGTCGGCGGCACGGGAGGCGGCTCGGCGGATGAAGCAGGTCGAGGCGATCGACATGACCCGGCACATGTGCCGCGGGTCGAAGTGCGCCGCGGTGATCGGCGGCATCCTCGTGTACCGCGGCGGCTCGCACATCTCCGACACCTACGCCGGCTCCCGCACGCGCGCCCTCTTGCGGGCGCTGCACCGGACGACTGACGGCCGGCTCGGGCGTCGCTGA
- a CDS encoding VOC family protein, which produces MTQNPSRVRQLRVIVEADDYDAAVTFYRDVLGMSELAAYAEGGDDRVSILDAGRATLEIANPVHKAAIDRAEGVTEASPRLRLAFEVDDSTQVTDDLDAAGARVVAPPTLTPWRSLNARLSAPAGLQITVFQETVDAAERASLPGFDTDETR; this is translated from the coding sequence ATGACCCAGAACCCTTCCCGCGTCCGCCAGCTGCGAGTCATCGTGGAGGCGGACGACTACGACGCAGCCGTGACCTTCTACCGCGACGTGCTCGGCATGAGTGAGCTCGCCGCGTACGCCGAGGGCGGGGACGACCGCGTGTCGATCCTCGACGCCGGCCGGGCGACCCTGGAGATCGCCAATCCGGTGCACAAGGCCGCCATCGACCGGGCCGAGGGCGTGACCGAGGCGAGTCCGCGGCTCCGGCTCGCCTTCGAGGTGGACGACTCCACCCAGGTGACCGACGACCTCGACGCGGCCGGCGCCAGGGTCGTGGCGCCGCCGACGCTGACGCCGTGGCGTTCGCTGAACGCGCGTCTCAGCGCACCGGCCGGACTCCAGATCACGGTGTTCCAGGAGACCGTCGATGCCGCCGAGCGGGCGAGCCTGCCCGGCTTCGACACCGACGAGACTCGCTGA
- a CDS encoding MerR family transcriptional regulator, producing the protein MRIGELAVATGVSSRSLRYYESLGLIASARTAGGWRDFDAEMVERVVRIQHLFAAGLCSSTISDLLPCLEAPPAERTSHLGRRLAEEVSRLEARKRDLDRQLDVLGALQDEAGSAVE; encoded by the coding sequence ATGCGCATCGGGGAGCTCGCGGTGGCCACGGGGGTCAGCAGCCGGTCGCTGCGGTACTACGAGTCGCTCGGGCTGATCGCCTCGGCACGGACGGCCGGCGGCTGGCGGGACTTCGACGCCGAGATGGTCGAGCGCGTCGTACGGATTCAGCACCTGTTCGCCGCCGGACTGTGCAGCTCGACCATCTCGGATCTCCTGCCGTGCCTCGAAGCGCCGCCGGCGGAGCGGACGAGTCACCTCGGCCGACGGCTCGCCGAGGAGGTGAGTCGGCTCGAGGCCCGGAAGCGAGACCTCGACCGGCAGCTCGACGTACTGGGTGCTCTGCAGGACGAGGCCGGCTCGGCTGTGGAGTAG
- a CDS encoding carbon-nitrogen hydrolase family protein, translated as MPQVTIAAVQFSSGNDTDRNLARMLELVDRASDSGADLVVFQEFCNHPVAYDSQDHVWQSAISEDGWWVQRLGAKAADRGVFISFNATTRGPWPSVHDQNYLLSDSGEVILTSHKQILMGDEKTHFSPGRKLEGVVETRIGRIGLMSCMEGLIPETPRVLGVRGADIILNSLSSNGLDEAHTHIPVRAAENEVFVVSANRSGPLVDPVDVERVAREIGFDPDTLLGGGESQVVDRDGESLVRAKAHVDDMVVTTVDLSVLRPDGYLSQRRPELYGVLVEPTELVEKRWQDRPQARPAVVAATGLTATAAGEDVVEVALAWCRSTEADLMVLPELFSCRPADLRPGTLNEAVASAARVVDQLQDVARERGCHVVAGLPRRVTGGFANSAVLVGPDAEPIWYDQVHVHPDDADWAVPGAEFVVADLPFGRVGLMLGQDMAFPESARLLTLMGADVVICPTTWRRPWEARLAAPERAAENHVTVVAAARADSPVAKPSTVLTFPAQYRFPETGEVNMPDRYDGEDLGGAVVVRIETSTSRDKLLMQMTSLVADRQPDLYTALTEPV; from the coding sequence ATGCCTCAGGTGACGATCGCTGCGGTCCAGTTCAGCAGCGGAAACGACACGGACCGCAACCTCGCTCGGATGCTCGAGCTCGTCGACCGCGCTTCGGACAGCGGAGCCGACCTCGTCGTCTTCCAGGAGTTCTGCAACCACCCGGTCGCCTACGACTCGCAGGACCACGTCTGGCAGAGCGCCATCAGCGAGGACGGCTGGTGGGTCCAGCGCCTCGGGGCGAAGGCCGCCGACCGAGGAGTCTTCATCTCCTTCAACGCCACCACCAGGGGTCCGTGGCCGAGCGTGCACGACCAGAACTATCTGTTGTCCGACTCAGGCGAGGTCATCCTCACCAGCCACAAGCAGATCCTCATGGGCGACGAGAAGACGCACTTCTCGCCGGGCCGCAAGCTCGAAGGCGTCGTCGAGACACGGATCGGCCGGATCGGTCTGATGTCGTGCATGGAGGGGCTGATCCCGGAGACGCCGCGCGTGCTCGGCGTGCGTGGGGCCGACATCATCCTCAACTCGCTGTCGTCGAACGGGCTGGACGAGGCACACACCCACATCCCGGTCCGCGCGGCCGAGAACGAGGTCTTCGTCGTCTCCGCCAATCGGTCGGGGCCGCTCGTCGACCCCGTCGACGTCGAGCGGGTGGCGCGGGAGATCGGCTTCGACCCTGACACGCTGCTCGGCGGTGGGGAGAGCCAGGTCGTCGACCGTGACGGCGAGTCCCTCGTCCGTGCGAAGGCGCACGTCGACGACATGGTCGTCACGACCGTCGACCTCTCCGTCCTGCGTCCGGATGGCTACCTGTCCCAGCGTCGCCCCGAGCTGTACGGCGTACTCGTCGAGCCGACAGAGCTCGTCGAGAAGCGCTGGCAGGACAGGCCGCAGGCGCGCCCGGCCGTGGTGGCGGCCACCGGGCTCACCGCGACTGCCGCTGGCGAGGACGTCGTGGAGGTCGCACTCGCGTGGTGCCGATCCACGGAGGCGGACCTGATGGTCCTGCCCGAGCTCTTCAGCTGTCGCCCGGCTGACCTCCGTCCGGGGACCCTGAACGAGGCGGTCGCGTCCGCGGCACGGGTGGTGGACCAGCTCCAAGACGTCGCCCGGGAGCGGGGCTGCCACGTCGTGGCCGGCCTGCCGCGGCGCGTGACCGGAGGCTTCGCGAACTCCGCCGTGCTCGTTGGTCCGGACGCGGAGCCGATCTGGTACGACCAGGTCCACGTCCACCCGGACGACGCGGACTGGGCGGTGCCGGGTGCAGAGTTCGTGGTGGCCGACCTGCCGTTCGGACGCGTCGGCCTCATGCTCGGGCAGGACATGGCGTTCCCGGAGAGCGCCCGGCTGCTCACCCTCATGGGAGCCGACGTCGTTATCTGCCCGACCACATGGAGAAGGCCGTGGGAGGCCCGTCTGGCCGCTCCCGAGCGTGCGGCGGAGAACCACGTCACCGTGGTCGCGGCAGCGCGCGCCGACTCCCCGGTCGCCAAGCCGAGCACCGTGCTGACGTTCCCGGCCCAGTACCGCTTCCCGGAGACGGGCGAGGTCAACATGCCCGACCGCTACGACGGGGAGGATCTCGGAGGCGCGGTGGTCGTCCGGATCGAGACGAGCACCTCGCGTGACAAGTTGCTCATGCAGATGACCTCGCTCGTGGCGGACCGCCAGCCCGACCTCTACACGGCGCTGACCGAGCCGGTGTGA
- a CDS encoding ABC transporter substrate-binding protein: MLHRSSQAGRPRLRAAVALSAVLAFGLGACGSDSDAAGGDKTPEELVVGLSALPIGVDPVQYNDSETQMVYRLVNEPLFRYTGPGEISPLLAEKMPEVSEDGKTWTIQLKKGVEFTNGDPFNADDVIHTFETILDTDNGSYNRSALVALDKVEAVDEHTIKLTLSYAFSPLLYQLTRLAIVSDTIPYEQGKTYATTLVGTGPYKLDSVKRGQEIKLVANENFREEGVPTIPAIMVKAYPDSNSQLTALKTGEVHVLPQVQPAAVDTIKKFATIHQSDSKLVSTRFWFWPNQGDGLMKDQNLRKAVTLAIDRGRVVDNTLRGYGVPISTIPSAYDDGDLFMSPLAQAYGRDAQIDEAKKLVEAAGATGKELHMVVPDGPTIPAVADSVQQQLEEVGFKVKREDLTQAAALDRIFNNNYDLYLNGNTSAAEDSGLDGAFGLYGIGGAYNLNGVNDKELDKLVRESVEALTPEAAVDVVEKMRQRQLEYVPDMPIAIGYDLTALAKGLDGFEINNFGDFYGFAYMK; this comes from the coding sequence ATGCTTCACAGGTCATCACAGGCAGGGCGGCCCCGGCTGCGAGCTGCCGTCGCGCTCTCAGCGGTCCTGGCTTTCGGGCTCGGCGCCTGCGGATCGGACTCCGACGCCGCGGGAGGCGACAAGACGCCCGAGGAGCTGGTAGTCGGTCTGTCGGCGCTCCCGATCGGGGTCGACCCGGTGCAGTACAACGACAGCGAGACCCAGATGGTCTACCGCCTGGTGAACGAGCCGCTGTTCCGCTACACCGGACCGGGCGAGATCTCGCCGCTTCTCGCCGAGAAGATGCCGGAGGTCAGCGAGGACGGCAAGACCTGGACGATCCAGCTGAAGAAGGGCGTCGAGTTCACCAACGGCGACCCCTTCAACGCCGACGACGTGATCCACACCTTCGAGACGATCCTGGACACGGACAACGGGTCATACAACCGAAGCGCTCTCGTCGCGCTCGACAAGGTGGAGGCGGTCGACGAGCACACGATCAAGCTGACCCTGTCGTACGCCTTCTCGCCGCTGCTCTACCAGCTCACCCGCCTCGCCATCGTGAGCGACACCATCCCCTACGAGCAGGGCAAGACGTACGCGACCACGCTCGTGGGCACCGGCCCGTACAAGCTGGACAGCGTCAAGCGCGGCCAGGAGATCAAGCTCGTCGCCAACGAGAACTTCCGCGAGGAGGGCGTGCCCACCATTCCGGCCATCATGGTCAAGGCCTACCCGGACTCGAACTCGCAGCTGACTGCACTCAAGACCGGCGAGGTCCACGTGCTGCCGCAGGTTCAGCCCGCCGCGGTCGACACCATCAAGAAGTTCGCCACCATCCACCAGTCGGACTCCAAGCTGGTCTCCACCCGGTTCTGGTTCTGGCCCAACCAGGGCGACGGTCTGATGAAGGACCAGAACCTGCGCAAGGCGGTCACCCTGGCCATCGACCGCGGCCGCGTCGTCGACAACACGCTGCGCGGCTACGGCGTCCCGATCTCGACGATTCCCTCCGCCTACGACGATGGTGACCTGTTCATGTCGCCGCTCGCCCAGGCGTACGGCCGCGACGCGCAGATCGACGAAGCGAAGAAGCTGGTCGAGGCCGCCGGCGCCACGGGCAAGGAACTGCACATGGTGGTTCCGGACGGTCCCACGATCCCCGCGGTCGCGGACTCCGTCCAGCAGCAGCTCGAGGAGGTCGGGTTCAAGGTCAAGCGCGAGGACCTCACCCAGGCGGCGGCTCTGGACCGGATCTTCAACAACAACTACGACCTCTACCTGAACGGCAACACCTCGGCGGCCGAGGACTCCGGTCTCGACGGCGCGTTCGGCCTCTACGGCATCGGTGGTGCCTACAACCTCAATGGCGTCAACGACAAGGAGCTCGACAAGCTCGTGCGGGAGTCGGTGGAGGCGCTCACGCCCGAGGCCGCCGTGGATGTGGTCGAGAAGATGCGCCAGCGTCAGCTCGAGTACGTCCCGGACATGCCGATCGCCATCGGGTACGACCTGACGGCCCTGGCGAAGGGTCTTGACGGGTTCGAGATCAACAACTTCGGCGACTTCTACGGCTTCGCCTACATGAAGTGA
- a CDS encoding aldehyde dehydrogenase family protein codes for MPEVRTPQMFVDGAFVDAASDATFDSVNPATEEVVARLAVAGERDVDRAVDAARAALDGPWGNTGPRERQRLLMRLAGLVLDNAEELAQLDTAEVGIPIARSRGLAMASAGLLEWYAALSRTVRGATIENNRPADLISSTLRQPIGVVGAITPWNTPLPMMMWKLGPVLATGSTLVHKPAEISSLSALRMAELCIEAGVPDGVVNVVTGNGGTGALLAEHRGVDKIAFTGSVATGQAIVRASAGNLKRLTMELGGKSPSIVFADADLDRAAASVARSIFDNSGQVCVAGSRLLVQDDVHDEFVDRVAEHARALRVGDPLADGTDMGPVASKAQWEKVKDFVAGALEDGAELTTGGGGAGQEKGYYVEPTVLTGVANHSRLAQGEVFGPVLGVTRFSTLDDAVALANGTDFGLSSYVWTTNMSTANTMVRRIKAGIVQVNTIEGLDPAVPVGGHGMSGYGKELGLEQLDEYLSTKSVWTAR; via the coding sequence ATGCCCGAGGTGCGCACCCCGCAGATGTTCGTCGACGGCGCGTTCGTGGACGCCGCCTCCGATGCGACTTTCGACTCCGTGAATCCGGCGACCGAAGAGGTGGTCGCCCGTCTGGCCGTCGCAGGCGAGCGGGACGTCGACCGGGCTGTCGACGCTGCTCGCGCCGCGCTCGACGGTCCGTGGGGGAACACCGGGCCCCGCGAGCGGCAGCGGCTCCTGATGAGACTGGCGGGCCTCGTCCTCGACAACGCGGAGGAGCTGGCGCAGCTCGACACCGCCGAGGTCGGCATCCCGATCGCACGGTCGCGTGGCCTGGCCATGGCGTCCGCGGGACTCCTGGAGTGGTACGCGGCACTCTCGCGGACGGTGCGCGGGGCCACGATCGAGAACAACCGCCCGGCCGACCTGATCTCCTCGACGCTCCGCCAGCCCATCGGCGTCGTCGGGGCCATCACGCCCTGGAACACGCCGTTGCCGATGATGATGTGGAAGCTCGGGCCGGTCCTGGCGACGGGGTCCACGCTGGTCCACAAGCCCGCCGAGATCTCCTCGCTCAGCGCCCTCAGGATGGCTGAGCTCTGCATCGAGGCCGGCGTGCCGGACGGCGTGGTCAACGTGGTCACCGGGAACGGCGGCACCGGTGCGCTGCTCGCGGAGCACCGTGGGGTCGACAAGATCGCCTTCACCGGATCGGTCGCCACCGGACAGGCCATCGTCCGTGCCTCGGCAGGCAACCTGAAGCGCCTCACGATGGAGCTCGGTGGGAAGTCACCGAGCATCGTCTTCGCGGACGCCGACCTGGATCGCGCTGCGGCATCGGTGGCCCGCTCGATCTTCGACAACAGCGGCCAGGTCTGCGTCGCCGGATCCCGACTTCTCGTGCAGGACGATGTGCACGACGAGTTCGTGGATCGCGTCGCCGAGCACGCCCGGGCGCTGCGTGTGGGCGATCCGCTCGCCGACGGCACCGACATGGGGCCGGTGGCGTCGAAGGCGCAGTGGGAGAAGGTGAAGGACTTCGTCGCGGGCGCCCTCGAGGACGGAGCCGAGCTGACCACGGGCGGTGGCGGCGCCGGGCAGGAGAAGGGCTACTACGTGGAGCCCACCGTCCTCACGGGCGTCGCGAACCACTCGCGACTCGCGCAGGGAGAGGTCTTCGGGCCGGTCCTCGGCGTGACCCGGTTCTCGACCCTGGACGACGCGGTGGCGCTGGCGAACGGGACCGACTTCGGCCTCTCCAGCTACGTCTGGACGACGAACATGTCGACCGCGAACACGATGGTCCGGCGGATCAAGGCCGGCATCGTCCAGGTCAACACCATCGAGGGACTGGACCCCGCCGTGCCGGTGGGGGGCCACGGGATGAGCGGATACGGCAAGGAGCTCGGGCTGGAGCAGCTCGACGAGTACCTCAGCACGAAGTCGGTCTGGACGGCTCGCTGA
- a CDS encoding zinc-binding dehydrogenase, with the protein MISSRAAVLRSPGSPLSIENVTYADPAAGEVAVRIVAASMCHSDVHAINGGGPHLPMILGHEAAGVVTSVGQGVTDLDVGCKVALSFVPSCGSCWACIRGLGVECERGSGMGGDGRALDGSFKARSESGEEVGQMVRLGAFSDKVVVHRDSLVVLDDSTDLRIAALMSCGFLTGAGAAINIAGTAPGDDVVVVGTGGVGIAAVQGALVAGAARIIAVDVSEEKLARAKEFGATHTVNALDSDWPAEVTAIAGGRGADRAISCVGMLDDTHMTQLLASLNPLGTAVLVCAGRANLDVGLLGRKTLRRTLYGSLDPKADQVRFLDLYAAGRFRMDEMITNTYTLDSINDAVEDLLAGKNIRGIILFEEA; encoded by the coding sequence GTGATCTCGTCCCGAGCTGCCGTACTGCGCAGCCCCGGTTCCCCCCTGTCCATCGAGAACGTGACGTACGCCGACCCGGCGGCCGGGGAGGTGGCCGTCCGCATCGTCGCCGCGTCGATGTGCCACTCCGACGTGCACGCCATCAACGGGGGCGGTCCACACCTCCCGATGATCCTCGGGCACGAGGCGGCCGGGGTGGTCACGTCCGTGGGCCAGGGCGTGACCGATCTCGACGTGGGCTGCAAGGTGGCACTGTCCTTCGTCCCGTCCTGCGGGTCCTGCTGGGCCTGCATTCGCGGTCTCGGCGTGGAGTGCGAGCGCGGTAGCGGCATGGGCGGCGACGGACGCGCCCTCGACGGCAGCTTCAAGGCCCGGTCGGAATCCGGCGAAGAGGTGGGCCAGATGGTTCGCCTCGGCGCCTTCAGCGACAAGGTGGTCGTCCACCGTGACTCGTTGGTCGTCCTCGATGACTCGACGGACCTGCGGATCGCTGCCCTGATGTCCTGTGGCTTCCTCACCGGCGCAGGTGCCGCGATCAACATCGCCGGCACGGCTCCCGGTGACGACGTCGTCGTCGTCGGCACGGGGGGCGTCGGTATCGCCGCAGTCCAAGGAGCCCTGGTGGCGGGCGCGGCCCGCATCATCGCGGTGGACGTGAGCGAGGAGAAGCTGGCCCGAGCCAAGGAGTTCGGCGCGACCCACACGGTCAACGCCCTCGACTCGGACTGGCCCGCGGAGGTCACCGCCATCGCCGGCGGGCGCGGCGCTGACCGTGCGATCAGCTGCGTGGGCATGCTCGACGACACCCACATGACCCAGCTGCTGGCTTCGCTCAACCCGCTCGGCACGGCGGTGCTCGTCTGCGCCGGGCGCGCGAACCTGGACGTCGGTCTGCTCGGACGCAAGACCCTGAGGCGCACGCTCTACGGGAGCCTCGATCCGAAGGCCGACCAGGTGCGCTTCCTCGACCTGTACGCCGCCGGCCGCTTCCGGATGGACGAGATGATCACCAACACCTACACCCTCGACTCCATCAACGACGCAGTGGAGGATCTGCTCGCGGGCAAGAACATCCGCGGCATCATCCTCTTCGAGGAGGCGTGA